In Nostoc edaphicum CCNP1411, the sequence GTCCTGTCTTACTGTCTAAAGCTGCTGTCGGTTCATCAGCTAAAACTAATTTGGGATGACTTACTAAAGCACGAGCAATGGCTACCCGTTGTTTTTGTCCTCCAGAAAGATCAGACGGATAATAATTTACTCTATTCTCCAATTTCACAGCACCGAGTATAGCTTCTGATTTTTTGCGAGCTTCTAATTCAGGAATATTTTTGTGTAATTCAAGTGACATTTGAACATTCTGTCTCGCTGTTAAGAAATCTAGCAAGTTGTGAGCTTGAAAAATGTAGCCAATATGCCGACGTACTTGAACTAATTGCTGATTAGTAGCTCCATAAAGCTCCTGACCGATAAATTTCAAACTTCCTTCTTGGACAGAACGTAACCCACCAATTAAAGTCAGTAAAGTTGTTTTTCCTGAACCTGATGGCCCAGTCATAATCACAATTTCTCCATACTTGATATTAAAATTAATATCAGATAATACCTGACTTCGTATTTTTTTCTCCCCGAAGTAGTGATTAAGATTTTCTATGGTGACAATGAATTTTTGTTTAAGCATTTTATTTATACACTAGATTTCATCTAGAAAATATCTGCTGGATCTACATTTCGGAGTTTATTTGTAGATAAAAACCCCGAAGTTAAACACATTAATGTAGCTGAGATTAATACTAAGATGGCTTTATCTGTAGTCATGATAACTGGTAATTTAGTAGCATTTTTTGATACATCATATAGGGCTATAGATATAGCTAAACCCGGAACATAACCTAGAGATGCTAAAATTAAAGCTTGTTGAAAAACTACACTTAATAAATATTTATTTTTGAATCCCATTGCTTTTAAAGTTGCATATTCAGTTAAATGACTAGAAATATTACTATAAAGTATTTGATAAACAACGATTACACCAACAACAAACCCCATTAAAACCATCAAATTAAATACGAACCCAATAGGTGTTCTAAGAGACCAATAGTCTTTTTCCAAAGCAATAAAGTCTTTGCGGGTAATAACTCTTACATCTTTGGGTAACTTGGCTGATAAATCTGCTAAAACTTTTTGGGGGTTAGCACCAGGTTTTAGTTTAATTAATCCTATATCTATCTTTTGTACCGGACGATCTTGAAATATTCGCAGAAACGTTGAAGAACTAACGATTAAATTTCCATCAACACCAAAAGAAGGCCCTAGTTTAAATAAACCACCAATTTTAACTCTGTAACCAACTAATCCGGTATAGCTAAATATTTCAACTTTTATATCTTTTCCTTGCTCAAAATCTTTAGCGATCGCACCAAATTCTGGTCGAGAATCGCGGTCGAACAAAACGATATTAGGGATTCTGATTAGATTGAGTTTTTCTTCGATATTTGGAAACTTAAAAATTGATCTAACTGGATCAAAGCCAAGCACATATAGTGGAAATTTCAGACCATTGTTAGGGTTTTTAAACTTAGCAAATTGTACATATAAAGGGCTAACTGATTCTACACTATCAAAACCTAACACCTGATATAAATTTGAACGAAAAAAACTTTGGTTTGATGTTAGAGATTTATACTGGGCACTAATTAAAAATAAGTCCCCTTCTAGATTTTTATGCAACTGGGTAGCACTATCATAGAGGGCAGCTTGGAAACCGATTTGCATAAACATTAGAACTGCAACAAAAGCAATTCCAGCTAAAGCTACAAGAAAGCGAATTTTTTGTCGAGCTAATTGTAGCCAAGCTAAGGGGATATTGAGAATCATTTGGTAAACCTCAAGGATAGAAATTAGACTAAATTGAGGGAAAGTGCTTTGTTTAAATCAAGATTTTTTAGCGTGTCTTAATTACAAATTAATCTTAGGCAATTTAGGAATATTTTGTGAGTTAAAAAAGCTCTCTTGAGAAGTATTAAATATCAATCATTACCTCCACCTGCAAATCAGTAAAACCAGCGATTTGCTGGTTGTCTTCCATATCTTCAATACGAATTTTTACATCAACTATTTTGTTGTCAGTATCTGCTTGAGGATTGCTATTAAAGATATTTTGTTTGCCAATTTGCAAACCAATATCTGCGACTTTCCCTCGTAATTTCCCTGGCAACGCATCGCTAGTAATAATGGCAGACTGACCGAGACGCACTTTTTTAATATCAGTTTCATAGACTTCTGCTACCACATACATCTGTTGTGTACGACCTAAATCAGCTATTCCTGTATTGCCGATAACTTCTCCAGGCCAAGCATTAATTTTCATGATTTGCCCGGTTATAGGCGATCGCACAATACTTAAATCCCACTCTGCCTTAGCCTGGTTAACTGAGGCTACTGCACTTTCAACATCAGCTTGGGCTGCTGCTATATCGGTAGGACGAATCTCAGCAATACTTTTGAGTCTGGCTTTGGCCTCAGTTAACTGCTTTTGCAGACTTTCTACAGTGCGATTGAGAGAAGCCCTAGCTTCATTGAGTTGCTGTTGAACTGTATCTACTCGTAAACGTTTAGTATCTGCGTCGGAAGCTGAAATCGCTCCGTCTTTGTATAACTGTTGATATCGTTGATTTTCGCTTTCAGCATTTTGCCACTCAGCCTCTAAACGAGCGATCGTTGCTTGTTGTGCAGAGGTTTCTCCACGCAACTCAGCTTCTAAACGAGCAATGGTTGCTTTTTGTGCAGAGATATCTCCAGCTTTTGCACCAGCTTTTACCTGGTTGAGACTAGCTTGGGCAACTAGGACTTGTTGCTGGGCTTTTTCTAGGGCTGCAAGACGAGGAAAATAACTGTCTAGAATTGCAACTACTTGCCCCTGTCGTACCCTATCTCCTTTATTTACCATGAGTTTTGTGACCCTTACACCCCCTTGGGATTCTGGGGCCGACAGACGAATAACTTCTCCTTGAGGTTCTAAACGTCCTAAAGCAGCAATAGCAGTCATTTTAGGAGAACTATTTGGGGTAGCTAAAGGCTCAACTTTCGAGGATAACTGAAATCGTGAAAATGTATAGAAAGTAACAGCACCAGTCGCTACAGCCATAGTAGTTGCTAACATGACCGGCCACCAACCTACAGGTTTGATGAATGGTTTTATAAATGACTGTTTTTGTTTTTGTACCATAATTTTAATGAGGGAATGAAGCCCCCCTTCAAAAGGGGGGTCGAGGGGATCTTCCGAAGCCAGATATCACTAACACTAAGGGTATTGATTCATCAATCTATTAGTAGAATCAAACCCCTGTGCAAAGTCACTAATCATTAGTTATTAGTCCAAGATAAATCACACCCACTCCTGAAGGTGATTTGAATTAGTCCGATGAAAGACAAAGTTTTTCCACCCACAAGGAACGAGGTATGCACTAATGACCAATGACTACTTAATCAACTTTCGGTAGAGCCATTTAGTACTTTATGCATCTAATCAGAGATAGATCTATTTGTTTAGCACTACCTCTTTTTTATTTTTAACGATCGCCAAGTATTCGCTGCGAGTTCCATCTATGCGATAGTGGTCGCAAATTTGGCAGAGCTTCAAAATATCCAATCGACTAAATACTTTTTGATGCTCAATGCCGTTGTCATTTCTCCATCGCCAGAAAGTTGTCCGATCAATGCGGCGATTACTTTCTGGCCATCTTCGTCTGGATAAAAAATCTACTAGTTCCTCTTCAAAAAACGAGTAGCCTTTTGGTAACTTCAGGAGTTCTTCTCTTAACTTAATTAGCGGTATGAGTGGATCTAGCTCAGATAGTCTCATGCCAGCAAGCCCTTATATTTTCGTGACAGTAAAATTATGCAGAACGCTTCATACAATACGGGTCATCGCATTAAATTGCATTGTCATACTGTGCGTTTATGAATATATAGAGGAACCAGCAAATCAGGTGAATTTATATTTATCTTCTCCCTATTGATCTATCTCTAGGCATTCTTAAACAAACAGTATTGAATTACATCATTTAATCACTTACGATAAACGGAATGATACTCAATTGCAACCCACATGCAACATTGTTGATGATAAATGGCCAGTAATATTTTCGGCATAAATCATAAATAATGTTTGCAATTCTTTATCACTTTTTAACATTTTTATATCCTTTGTATTATTCAGCATATTGAAATAAGTCTTTGATTTGTGATTGATTTTTTGTTAACTAGAGTTTTTCATTCCTTAGATATAGCTACTAGTGGCTATTGTGACATTGTGGCAAATGTATTTTTTTTACACTAATAACTTTTGAAAAAATTAGCTTATTGATTAATGCATAATTTATTAAACAAATAAATCAACTTGTGGATAGATGTAAAAGCTATGGCAGCAATTCACAGATACCCAATTTTTGTAAGAAGATGATTACCTGTGTCTTTTAATACGCCAATAAATTACATACAGTCTAACTTGGTTGATCAATTAATGCTTTTTATTAGCACTTAACCTTCTTCTATCACTTTAGGCATAGTAAACATTTGAAGATAAAATTCACATGCCTGATACGTAGAAAAAATAGCTGTTCACTTTAACTAGACTTCTCAAACTATAAAAGAAGTCTTACGTGAATGACGAAAAATTGAATTGGAGTCGCAACATCTTAAACAAGATGAACTATCAGGACAATATTTGACAGCGAATTAGACCTTGCTTATGCCGTAATCAATGGAATTAAAGCGAGGAGAGAAATAGGAAAATACAGTATATAACGTATTAAATTTAACTCTTGCTATCAGCTTTAACTTTTTGTTACATAGTTATAAAATTCTACACCGACTTACTTAATTCAATGAGAATGATTGAAACGAAGATATATGCAATTTATATGCAATTTATAAAATGTATTTTTACTATGTGACATACTAATTGAAATGAGTTTTAATAATTATGTGAGTGAAAGCGATCGCCCTCCAAAGACCCTAGATAAAATGAAACTACAGCGATTCATGCTCTCATTGCCAAGCTTTGATAACCAGCGACTGATTTTTCATTCAGCTCGCCAGACTCTTCGCAAAGCTGAAATGGCCCGCGTCGCGGTGCGTGAATGGCTCAATCAACATGATTGTGAGCTAGAAGAGTGGAAAAGTAAAAAAGCTTCTGAGTTGGGAATTAGTATTAGTAGACTTGAACAAAAGCTATTAGCTGCTGCTCAACATCAGGCGATAACAAGTAAAGGAGAAAACAATTCTAATCCAGACGAAGATTCTGCATAAGTTAATGCTTAGATGCTGATTCACTTACCTGATGCTAGCTAATAAATGTGTAACCAAAACTATAGTACTGTTAATTTGAAGTTGCCTACAAAGTTGTGTTTGACAATATTTCATGTGGTAACACTTATCTCGTCTTATGTAAGTTGCATATCAATTGAAATGGAGAAGCGACTAGTTTAATATTCAGAACAAGCAACGGTTGACAGGATAACACGGAGTAGGATAAGTTTTCTGGATGAAACTATCCAAGCTAGAACTGATCAACAACCAGGGCTATTTTATTCTCATCTAGTCTGCCTCAGAATGAATTCTGAGTCTAATAGCAAAATTCGTCTAAAGATGGCTGAGAAAAGATTATAGTTTGTTAAAACAGACTATAGTTATTAGCCTGAAACTTGAGTTATGGGCAGTTTATGTCTAGAACGAAATAGCCCTGGATTAATAATTTATATTTTAACGTTGAAGTCATCTCTAATTTAAAGAGATTTTCAGATACGTGAAATAGTCCAACAAAGAAGTCGGAATTATACATTTAGACTTCAGAATATCGCCATTACAATCTCTTCCACTCAGGGTTATAACTCTTGAATATTTAACTCAAAGTATATCAGTCATCATCTATAACCCTAATTCTGTCTAAAAGCCGATCGAATCTACCTTTTTTGTAGAGGTAATATTTTTATAAAAATCTCTACATCTTATAAATCCAATAGTAAAGATAAAGTCATGGCTGCTTCTAGAATTGAAGCTGTTTTGGCACAGTTGCAAGAAGAAGTGAGCAATTGTGAACAGGCTCTAATCAAGCTCATACAGGTGAAAAAAGTTATGGCTGAAAATGCACCACTAACCAGCGAAATAAATACACATCGGCAAAAAACCGATATTGCCATTATCGGGATGGCTTCTATATTTCCCCAATCGAAAAATTTACAGGAATATTGGGAAACAATTATTCACAAAGTTGATTGTATTACTGATATTCCCGCTTCGCGTTGGAATGTAGAAGATTATTATGATCCTAATCCCAGAGCGTTTGATAAAACCTACTGTAAAAGAGGCGGATTTATCCCGGATGTCAATTTCAATCCGATGGAATTTGGGCTACCACCCAACAGCCTAGAAGTCACAGACATTTCGCAATTGCTAGGTTTACTTGTTGCGAAAGCAGCGATGGAAGATGCCGGTTACGGCGAATCTAAGCAGTTTAGTCGCGATCGCATTGGTGTCATCTTAGGTGTAGCGCTAGGTAGGCAGTTGGCGGTTCCACTGACTGCGAGAATGCAGTACCCAGTTTGGGAAAAAGTTCTCAAAGGTAGCGGCTTATCCGATGAGGATACACAAAAAATCATTGAGAAAATCAAAAGTGCATACGTGCAATGGGATGAAAATGCCTTCCCCGGTATGCTGGCAAATGTAGTTACAGGAAGAATTGCCAACCGCTTAGATTTGGGTGGAACTAATTGTGTAGTCGATGCTGCCTGTGCAAGTTCATTGGGTGCGCTCAAAATGGCAATTAGTGAGCTAATTGAGCATCGAGCCGATATGATGATCACTGGCGGAGTTGACACCGACAACTCAATTATGGCCTACATGTGTTTCAGCAAAACTCCTGCTGTTTCCCAAGGTGAGAATGTCAAACCTTTTGATGCAGAATCAGATGGGATGATGCTGGGTGAAGGTGTGGGAATGTTAGTCCTGAAGCGCCTTGAAGATGCCCAGCGAGATAATGACCGAATCTATGCAGTCATTAAAGGTATTGGCACTTCTAGCGATGGCCGTTATAAAAGCATCTATGCACCACGTCCTGAAGGTCAAGTTAGAGCCTTACATCGTGCTTACGAAGATGCCGGATTTTCGCCTACCAGTGTTGGTTTGATTGAAGCACACGGCACTGGCACTATGGCTGGAGATCCAGCCGAATTTTCATCGATAAAAGAAGTTTTTGGCGAAAACAATCCCAAAAAACAACATATTGCCCTCGGAACTGTCAAATCCCAGATTGGACATACAAAAGCGGCTGCGGGTGCGGCGAGTTTGATTAAAACGGCTTTAGCTCTCCACCACAAAGTCTTACCAGCCACTATTAATGTCACCAAACCGCATCCTAAATTAGATATTGATAGTTCTCCGTTTTATTTAAATACGGAAACTAGACCTTGGATTAGCAGCGATGAGCAACCAAGACGTGCAGGGGTGAGTTCTTTTGGCTTTGGCGGCACAAATTATCACGTCGTTTTGGAAGAATACACAAGTCAACATCAGCAACCTTATCGTTTACACAAACCTTCCCAGCCGATGTTGCTATTTGCCTCAACGCCTGAAGAATTGTTGTCGCGTTGTCAAGAAATTGGTCAACAATTGCAATCCGATACGAGAGAGCAGCTTTATACAGAATTGATTTCGGCATCTCAATCTTTAGAAATTCCGATCGCAAATGCCAGACTTGGATTTGTTGCTGATTCTCTCACTCAAGCTTGCGACTTATTACAAACAAGTATTGAGTTGCTAAGAAACAAGTTGCAAGCAGAATCATGGGAACATCCCCAAGGAATTTACTACCGCAAAACTGGCATAGCAACAGAGGGGAAGGTGGTTGCCCTATTTTCTGGGCAAGGTTCGCAATATTTAGAGATGGGTCGGGAACTCTTAATTAATTTCCCAGAATTGGGGCAGACATATACTCAAATTGACAACCTTTTACGCCAAGACGGTTTGCAGCCCCTTTCGGAGGTTGTTTTCCCTAACCCGGTGTTTGATTTAGATCAAAAGACTGCCCAGATGAAAGTGTTGCAGCAAACAGAATATGCACAGCCGGCGATTGGGGCTTTTAGCGCTGGTTTGTACAAGATATTGCAACAAGCTGGGTTTAAGCCAGATTTTGTTGCAGGGCATAGCTTTGGAGAACTTACTGCTCTTTGGGCTGCGGGAGTTTTGAGTGAGAAAGATTACTTTTTCTTAGTCAAGGCTAGGGGTCAAGCGATGGCTGCACCAGAAGATCCCGAATTGGATGCGGGAGCCATGCTGGCGGTAAAAGGGGATGTTAATCAGGTTACAGAACTGATTCAGAATTTCCCACTGATTACCATTGCTAACCTGAATTCTCCAAATCAGATGGTGTTAGCAGGGACGAAAGCTGAAATTGCCAATGTAGAAGAGGCTCTGAAAACTCAAGGATTCTCTACTATCTTGCTGGGAGTTTCCGCAGCTTTCCATACTCCACTAGTAGCTTATGCACAACAACCCTTTGCCAGAGCTATTGAAAAAGTTACTTTCAACGAGCCACAAATCCCGGTTTACACCAATGTGACTGGAAAGCGTTACCCAAATGACCCGCAAGTTATTCAAAAAGTCCTCAAAGAACATCTGAGGAATCAGGTGTTGTTTAAGCAGGAAATTGAGAATATTTATGCTGAAGGCGGTCATTGCTTTATTGAATTTGGGCCGCGGAGTGTTCTCACCAACTTGGTAAAAGATATTCTGAGCGATCGCCCTCATTTAGCTGTAGCTTTAAACACCAGTCATCTCAAAGATAGCGATCGCACTTTACGGCAAGCTGTTATTCAGTTGCGCGTTGCTGGATTACCTTTGCAAAACTTAGACCCCTATCAACTGGAGTACAAAATCCCAGAAGCTTCTCCAAATAAGGTCTTGAATGTCCGCTTAAATAGCACCAACTATGTATCAGAAAAAACAAAGCAGTCCTTTGAAAAAGCTATGCAAAATGGGCATCAAGTGAAATCCACCGTTGGAAATGGTAATAAACCAGTAACAGCTAACCCCTCTCATCCAGCAGAGAAAGTTGCAGTCAACGGTCAATCTACTGTTGGAAATGGCAATAAACCAGCAATAGCTAACCCCTCTCATCCAGCAGAGAAAGTCGCAGTCAACGGTCAATCCACCGTTGGAAATGGCAATAAACCAGCAACAGCTAACCCCTCTCATCCAGCAGAGAAAGTCGCAGTCAATGGTGGAGTGAAATCTGTGCAGAATGGGCAATCAGACCAACTAGATATCAAGTCTTTGCAACCTATTCCAGAACTTCCTCTAAGTTACCTAAGAGCTATAGACAACTTAGAGTACACATTAATAGAGTTCAATCGCCATCAACATGATATCTTGCAGGTTCACGAACAATCTTTGAACCATCAGACAGAATATACCAAAACCTTTTTCCAACTCATGCAGCAACAACATGCGTTGTGGGGAAATGGTAAATTCAGCGAACCACAAGCACAAACACAAACACAGCAATTAGTAGTCTCTAGTTCAGAACGCAGCATCATGCGGTTTCACGACCATCAAGCTGATAGCATCCGCATCCATGAGCAATATCTGAACCATCAGCAAGAATACACTAACAACTTTTTCCAATTGCTCCAGCGACATTATGAACAGTCGCCCAGCAATACCACTCCACAAAGTCTGATACCGCCAATTAACTATCAACCTAGTCCAGTAGTTCCACCAACCCAAAAGGATAACTCTGTTCTGGAAACTGCATCGGTTGATGTACCGAGTAATGGATTTGCCATTAAATCTGAGCCAGTTTCGACTAATGGTAATGGCACAAATGGTAATGGCGCACATCATCAAGCAGCAGTTTTGGATATTAATCCATTAGAGGAGAATAAGACTGCAACTGTAGCGTTTGTACCCCCAGCACCCGCAGAACCAGTAATACCCACAGAACCAGTAACGCCCACAGAACCAGTAGCACCCCCACCCCCAGCAGTAATCATTGATCAAGCCATCCTGAGCGAAACTCTGATTAACGTTGTTAGTGATAAAACAGGCTATCCAACGGAGATGCTAGACCTGACAATGGATATCGAGGCAGATTTGGGGATTGATTCCATCAAACGTGTGGAAATTCTCGGAGCGTTGTTAGAACTATATCCTGATTTGCCCAGGCCGAATCCCGAAGAAGTGGGACAGCTACGCACCCTCGGTCAGATAGCTGAGTATATGGGGAAAATTGCATCAGAAATCTCAGCAGCGATCCCTGCGGTGGGCCTTGTCAACGCACCTGTGGATGAAACAGGGGGAGATGGGAAAGATGGGGGAGATGACGGTGGTGGGGGAGTAACAGTAACATCCCCCTCATCCCCTTTATCCCCTTCATCTCCAGAGCTTACTAACATTGTCTCCAACGTCGTTAGCGAAAAAACTGGCTACTCAATGACGATGTTAGATTTATCAATGGATCTTGAGACAGATTTGGGAATTGATCGCGTCAAACTTGTGGAAATTCTAGGAGCGTTGCTAGAACTATATCCTGATTTACCCAAGCTGAATTCAGAAGCATTAGCTCAATTACATACCCTCGGACAAATTGTTGCATATATAGAAAAGGGACTAGGGACTGGGGAAGAGTTTTCTCAATCCCCAGTACCCAGTACCCAGTACCCAGTACCCAGTACCCAATCCCGAATTCTTCGCTCTCCTGTCAAACTCAAATATCTTCCTGAACCTGATTTTTTAGATTTCACTTTCCCCGATCAGCATATTGCCTTGCTTACTGATGATGGTTCTCTCACCACGACGAAACTAGCTGAGACTCTGTTAAAGCGTGGCTGGAAGACTGTTGTCTTAACTTTTCCTTCAACTGTGATTCCTAAGCAATCTGATTTACCTGAAGGGGTTAGCCGTGTGGTGCTTGCAGATTTGAGCGAGGAGCATTTGCAAGAACAGTTAACAGCGATCGCTAATAATTATGGTGCGATCGCTACATTTATCCATCTGAATCCCTCAAATCACGAAGATACAAGCAAGAATGTCCGCTATCTGGAATCAGAAAAAGCTATTCTTCGCCATATCTTTCTCATTGCCAAATATCTCAAGGAACCACTGAATCAAGCAGCACTTCAAGGACGCAGTAGTTTTGTAACTGTGGCTCGTCTGGATGGCGAATTTGGACTAGGACACAAAACTAACTTCGGTGCAATTGGTGCTGGACTATTTGGACTCACTAAAAGTTTGAACCAGGAATGGGAATCTGTATTTTGCCGAGCGATCGACCTCAATCCTGATTTAGATGCCGAAATATCAGCACAGCATATCCTCGCTGAACTTCACGACCCCAATCTATTGGTTGTGGAAGTGGGATATAACTCACAAGGACGATCAACCTTAATATGTGAACAAGAAGAACAAAAAAACAGAGCGCAGGAAGTAGGAACAATCCCCTTTGCACCCAGCACCTTTTCCGCCAACCTTTTCCCCATCCCCAATGCCCAATCTCAGGTTTTTCTCGTAAGTGGCGGTGCTAAAGGGATAACGGCTCAGTGTGCGATCAAACTAGCGCAACGTTATCAATGCAAATTTATCTTGCTAGGTCGTTCCGCCGCCGATCCAGAACCCGTATGGACTGAAGGCTACTTGAGTGAAGCTGATTTGAAAAAGCGGATTATGGAGGATTTCCTCGCTAGAGGCGAAAAACCCACACCTGCAATGGTGCAGAAAAAGTTTAACGTTATTTCATCTAGTCGGGAAATTGCCACAACCTTACAAGCCATTAAACAAGCGGGTGGGAATGCTGAATATTTGAATGTTGACGTGACTGATGCCATCGCGCTTTCTGAACAAGTCGCTAATGCTGTGAAGCGTTTTGGCCCAGTAACAGGAATTATTCACGGGGCTGGTAATCTGGCTGATAAGCGGATTGAGAAAAAATCAGTCCAAGATTTTGAAACAGTTTACACTGCCAAAGTTAAAGGTCTAGAAAACCTGTTGCGGTGTGTACCAGCGAATCAATTGAATTATTTAGTCCTATTTTCTTCTGTAGTTGGTTTCTACGGAAATGTCGGACAGACAGATTATGCGATCGCTAATGAAATTCTCAACAAATCAGCCCACCTTGTCAAATTCAATCATCCCCATTCTCATGTAGTAGCGATTAATTGGGGACCTTGGGACAGTGGTATGGTTTCTCCCGAATTAAAGCAAGCTTTTGCTGAACGAAATATTGAGACTATTCCGATTGAAATTGGCACAGAGTTTTTAGTTGATGAATTAGCTAGTACAAATCAAGAAACTGTGCAAGTTGTGATTGGTAGTCCCCTGGTGTTTATGCCGGAAAAGCTACCAAGTGAGTTAAGAACTTTTCGTATCCAGCGGCAACTCACATTAGCTGCTAATCCTTTTTTACAAGACCATGTAATTGCTGGTTATCCAGTTCTACCAGCAACTTGTGGACTATTATGGATTGCTAATGCTTGTGAACAAATCTATCCTGGTTACAAAGCTTTCAGTTGTACAAATTATAAAGTTTTGAAGGGACTAATATTCGATGAAAATTTACCAACCGAATACACTTTAGAATTGCAAGAAATTGCTAAACATGATATCAATGAGATAGATTTCGATGCCAAAATTTCGAGTAAAACTCCAGAAGGTAAAATCCGTTATCATTTCAGTAGCCAGATGAAACTGAAGCGGGAAGTTCCTAGTACCCCTACACTCGAATTTCTGAACTTAAGCCAGGATCATAGAATCACTGCTACGACTTCATCACTTTATCAAAATGGGGCAGCTACCTTATTTCACGGACTTACTTTTCAAGGCGTAAAATCTGTCTTAAATGCCACTCTGGATAAGATAACCATAGAATGTTACTTACCAGAACCAGCAAAAAGACAACAAGGACAATTCCCAGTCCAAACATTTAATCCCTATATTGCAGATGTGCAGATTCATGCATTTTGGATTTGGGCACAGCATTTTTATCAGGTAGCTTGTCTACCTTCGGAAATCAAAATTTTTGAACAGTTTGAAGCTGTCCCCTTTGATGAAACATTTTATGTTTCTTGTGAAATAAAATCTAAAACAGAATCGGGTTTAGTGGTTGATGTCATCGCCCATAATCAGCAAGGACAAATATATACCCAAATGCTTGGAGCAAAGGGAACTATTTTACCCAAGCAATTAGATGAAATTTAACTAGGAATTAGCCTAACTTTTCACTTAATTCGGAAAAGCTTCCTAACCCCAGGTAAGAAATTCAAAGTCAAGGAGCTACGGTGTAGAATTACCCCCCTTAATCCCCC encodes:
- the devC gene encoding ABC transporter permease DevC translates to MILNIPLAWLQLARQKIRFLVALAGIAFVAVLMFMQIGFQAALYDSATQLHKNLEGDLFLISAQYKSLTSNQSFFRSNLYQVLGFDSVESVSPLYVQFAKFKNPNNGLKFPLYVLGFDPVRSIFKFPNIEEKLNLIRIPNIVLFDRDSRPEFGAIAKDFEQGKDIKVEIFSYTGLVGYRVKIGGLFKLGPSFGVDGNLIVSSSTFLRIFQDRPVQKIDIGLIKLKPGANPQKVLADLSAKLPKDVRVITRKDFIALEKDYWSLRTPIGFVFNLMVLMGFVVGVIVVYQILYSNISSHLTEYATLKAMGFKNKYLLSVVFQQALILASLGYVPGLAISIALYDVSKNATKLPVIMTTDKAILVLISATLMCLTSGFLSTNKLRNVDPADIF
- a CDS encoding DevA family ABC transporter ATP-binding protein, translated to MLKQKFIVTIENLNHYFGEKKIRSQVLSDINFNIKYGEIVIMTGPSGSGKTTLLTLIGGLRSVQEGSLKFIGQELYGATNQQLVQVRRHIGYIFQAHNLLDFLTARQNVQMSLELHKNIPELEARKKSEAILGAVKLENRVNYYPSDLSGGQKQRVAIARALVSHPKLVLADEPTAALDSKTGRDVVTLMQQLAKEQNCAILMVTHDNRILDIADRIIHMEDGYLVKEVS
- a CDS encoding ABC exporter membrane fusion protein — protein: MVQKQKQSFIKPFIKPVGWWPVMLATTMAVATGAVTFYTFSRFQLSSKVEPLATPNSSPKMTAIAALGRLEPQGEVIRLSAPESQGGVRVTKLMVNKGDRVRQGQVVAILDSYFPRLAALEKAQQQVLVAQASLNQVKAGAKAGDISAQKATIARLEAELRGETSAQQATIARLEAEWQNAESENQRYQQLYKDGAISASDADTKRLRVDTVQQQLNEARASLNRTVESLQKQLTEAKARLKSIAEIRPTDIAAAQADVESAVASVNQAKAEWDLSIVRSPITGQIMKINAWPGEVIGNTGIADLGRTQQMYVVAEVYETDIKKVRLGQSAIITSDALPGKLRGKVADIGLQIGKQNIFNSNPQADTDNKIVDVKIRIEDMEDNQQIAGFTDLQVEVMIDI